The Chryseobacterium sp. G0186 genome includes the window GATACGTATGGAGAATTTGTGCAATCCGTTCCCAGGTGTTGTAATCCCTGTTTTCGTAAGCTGTTCAAAAGCACTGTTGAAACTCCCATCAGTGGCCAATACCGGGGTTCCGTTTCCCGTTCCCGGATCGTTATCCCAAAAATACTCGGCCTGGCTTACAAATACTTGTGCCGGGCACAGCATTACCATAAGCAAGGCGATTATACTATAGATATAATTTTTCATATTGCTATTTCATTAAGAATTATTTAGAAAAACCTGATCCGCTGATGTTTAAAGTACCACTGCTAATGGTTCTCGGAGTTGACAAATAGTTTATTTGAGGTTTATTACCTACATTCGCCGGCCAATAATTAACCCAGCTGTTGGAACCGCCATAGTGCCCGGCATCGTTCCTGGTTAAGTCTAAATCAGTATATTTCAGTTCCGGATTACCCGCATTTTCATTCATCCCGGTTACCGTGTATGTTGTATTATTGAAATTCATATTAGCCGATCCCACATTGTTGCTTTGGGTCATGTTACCCTGTGTTACAAAAGGATTGGTAAATACATTGTAGCTGGCTGTCACATTAACATTATTATGATTATTTTGAATACAAATATTGCTTTGGCCCGGCACAAAAGAAACAGCATTGTTCATAATGGCAAGGTTTCCTGTATTTGTAAGACTATTATTATATAAGCCAATGTAAATAACAGCTGGATAAAAGTTAGAAGCAGCAGGTCTATAAACTGTATTGTTCATGATTTCATTAGAACTTCCGTCTTTTATACCCCGTATCCAAAATTCTTCACAAAAATTATTGTGGAACTTAAAAGTATAATTGGGTTGAGAGTTAGCTATTGCTCCTGTAGATATATTACCATACACCTCAACATCAGATGTAGCCATGGAAGTTTCCGGCTCAAAAGAATAGACAGTGATAAACGATGCTTTGTTAGCCGTACATATGCCATGGGAAATCTGCAAAGGCCCACTAATATTACAACCGGAAATATTTGTAGTAGTATTGGCAGCAGTGGTAGTAACACCAAGAAGTTCACAGTTCAAAATATTGATTGTGGTTCTTCCCCCAACTGCTGCTCCTGTTGACAATATACCATTAATAGAGTTTACTGCCTTCAGATTGGTAATGGTAACCACTCTTCCCGCTGCCAGGTCAATATTAATACCTCCCTGAAGGATGTATTTGCTATAATTGGTTTCAGAAACAAAAGTCAGGGATTTATTTATTATCAGATTTTCTATATAAGCTTCTCCATTGGCTTTAGGCTGAATGATGATACGATCTCCGTCTGAAGCTGCAGTTATTGCTGCCGTTATGGTAGAATAAGCTCCTCCGGCTCCGGCATTCCTAACAAATAAATCGGCTGCAAAAGCCATAGTACTGGATACACCTGTCAAGGCAATGATAAGTAGTTTTTTGGTCATAGTTTTATAAAATTAATTGATTGAATATGAAATGTATATTTTGATTTTTTAAATGAATTCATGCAAAAAGAAGATCTTAATCAATGAATGAATATTGATTTTGAAACTTAATTATGAGAGTGTTTTAGTAATCAAATTGTATAGCATCATAACTGATAGAACAGTACATGTTTTCCGGCATTATTAAATCTTAGAATAGATAACAAAATACCTGTATGCTTAATTGTGTTTTTTGAAAAAAGCCTTCATTGCCTTATAATAGATCTCAGGAGATTCAAATGGTGTATTATGCGAAGTGTTTTTTAGGTATACTAATTCTTTATCCTTTTGGGGAACATTCTTAAGTGCCTTATAAATTGTTCTCCCTTGCTCAACTCCGATTGCATAATCATATTCTCCCTGAATAACCAATACAGGCTTTTTGATTACGGCCATTTCATCTACAATATTCAGATTATTGTAAGACTCTGTATTCATAAAAACTTCGTTGATGTATTCAAGCTTTTCAAGGGCTTTTTGAAGGGTTTCAGGAGTATATTTTACTCTGGCAAAAAAAGCCGGATCATTTAATAATTCTGCCTTTTTCTCTTTCAATTCTGGTCTGGCCCAATATACATCAAAGCCTAAATCTTTGGGAAATTCATATCTTACCTTATTCATGTTCTGAAAAAAATCTTTAAATCCACTTTTTTCAATCTCATCCAATGTTGCCAGGATTTCTACATATCTTTTTTTCTTTATAGAATCGGTTGTAGTTTTTAGAAGTTTATCAGCCAATTGGCGTTCATGTGAAATCAGGGCAAAGTTTCTTTGCGGGCTGTCTACAAATCCGGAACTGCTGATAAATGAATTAATTTTTTCCTGATATTTCAGCAAATAAAGGAAACCATAGGTTCCACCCCAGGATGTACCTAAAAGATTTATTTTTTTATTGGGATACTTATCTTTTATATAATCTACTACATCATCCAAATCTTTAACAAGCTGATCTGTTGTAAGCATTGATTTGTCTTTGAATTCATCAGATTTCCCCCCTCCTCTCTGATCAAAATAAACAACTAAATAATCTTTTTCAAAGGCATCTCTATAAAACTCATGGTCTACAGAAAAAGCCCCCGGCCCGCCATGCAATGCTATAATGATTGGTTTTTCTGAATTACCAATAACACGTGTATAAAGTTTTGATTTTTCAATAGGGATAAAAAACTCTGTATCTATTTGGGGATCTATTACCTGTTTTTGAGCTTTACAGGGATTAATAGTCGCAAAAAAAATTGCAGTGAAACAAAGTAGAATGCTTCTCATTGTTGTTTAATTTTTGAATCGGTTAATTAGTTTTTTATAAGTGCATAAATATACTTCATTTGAACTTAAACCCAATGATTTCAATGAATAAAAAACAGTATATTTTATAATTTCTATTAAATATTTCATATAAAGAGTGAATTTGCTTCACTTTTAACTTTGTTATTTGCCAAAGAAATTATAAAAGTGTAATGTAAACTTCCTTATCCCATAAGCCTTCTTGAAAAAAATAAAACCACATATTAAAATAATGAGGTTTTATAATAAAATAATAGATTTACGATTGAGTAAAAAATACTGCCGGACACCTATTTCATTTATAAACACAGATCAATAAAAAATGAATTCAAGGATGGGATTGGAACTTATAAATAGCGCCAACTGTAATACAATTGGCGCTATTCCGCGTACAAAATATTGATATGATAATGGATATTAGTTTCTAAACAAAGAAAGCGTGTATAGTTATTGATCTTTATAGGTCAGCTGAACTTTAGATTGGAGTGAACCTCTTGTTAAGGTTACAGCATCCGCTTTATCATTCTTAAAATCGAATTTCAATAGGTTAGGATAATCCACAACTTTAAATAATCCACTTTTTAGATAAAGTAATTCATGTTCATTTTTCCCTTTAAAATATTCCAAAAGTTGCGATTCTACATAGAGACGGTTATTCCTTTCTACTATTTTTGTTTCCATTCCCTGTCCGTAGAGAAAATCGTCATAGGTCCCGATTAGTTTTTGTTTCAGACTTAAAGGGATCTCCTGGGTTTCTTCTTTAGATTCCTTTCCGTTCCAGTCCATCAATTTCAGAATATTTTTTTGGGTTTGAATCATCACAGGAATACGATTTGGTTTTTCACCATTGGCAAGAAATACAAAGCCATTTCCATCGGTCATCGTAGCAAAAACATTTCCTCCTACTCCTGTATTGGATCCGTTACATGAAAACCAATCATAATTGTTGTAGCCAAAAGATTTCTGCCATCCATATCCCCAACCACCAACTGCATTTTTAAAAGCAGTTACTGCCGTTACTTTTTTTGCCACATCATGAGAAATCACTCTATTGTTCTTATTGCGTAAGGCATTTTGTATTTCAATGGAAAGCTTAGCTAAATCAGTCGGTGTAGACCACATTCCCGATGGAGCAACTTGTGGAGTGATCGGCAGGCCTGTTTTAATTACTTTTCCATCTTTATCGTGAACAAAAGCCACATTCGTTAAAAATCCTTTTTCATTTGG containing:
- a CDS encoding alpha/beta fold hydrolase, which produces MRSILLCFTAIFFATINPCKAQKQVIDPQIDTEFFIPIEKSKLYTRVIGNSEKPIIIALHGGPGAFSVDHEFYRDAFEKDYLVVYFDQRGGGKSDEFKDKSMLTTDQLVKDLDDVVDYIKDKYPNKKINLLGTSWGGTYGFLYLLKYQEKINSFISSSGFVDSPQRNFALISHERQLADKLLKTTTDSIKKKRYVEILATLDEIEKSGFKDFFQNMNKVRYEFPKDLGFDVYWARPELKEKKAELLNDPAFFARVKYTPETLQKALEKLEYINEVFMNTESYNNLNIVDEMAVIKKPVLVIQGEYDYAIGVEQGRTIYKALKNVPQKDKELVYLKNTSHNTPFESPEIYYKAMKAFFKKHN
- a CDS encoding serine hydrolase domain-containing protein, with protein sequence MSSCKTSNNAQTSTKNYNFLTDSLHINQQLEKYKLPGFSVVVFENYKVVYSNQFGVKSMNSKEKIDENTAFSTASISKPITALLCHILEEKGLINLNDPIDKYLKRWHLPKSKFTENNSPTWKQFFNHTAGTSQGGFEDHYEGEKIPTIIQSLLGQIPRYNKEIEFLFTPGTNFEYSGGGYVIVQMALEDTLNKSIAELANEYIFSPLGMKNTTMVQPNEKGFLTNVAFVHDKDGKVIKTGLPITPQVAPSGMWSTPTDLAKLSIEIQNALRNKNNRVISHDVAKKVTAVTAFKNAVGGWGYGWQKSFGYNNYDWFSCNGSNTGVGGNVFATMTDGNGFVFLANGEKPNRIPVMIQTQKNILKLMDWNGKESKEETQEIPLSLKQKLIGTYDDFLYGQGMETKIVERNNRLYVESQLLEYFKGKNEHELLYLKSGLFKVVDYPNLLKFDFKNDKADAVTLTRGSLQSKVQLTYKDQ